The following are from one region of the Alphaproteobacteria bacterium genome:
- a CDS encoding maleylacetate reductase, with translation MQAFTFKGIPARVVFGSGTVRQVRAEVERLGARRALVLATPQQAAQAEAVGALIGDLSAGVFAEAAMHTPVETTERAMARVAEVRADCTVAVGGGSTTGLGKAIALRTDLPQLAVPTTYAGSEMTDILGQTEAGVKTTLRSPKVLPETVLYDVDLTLGLPRGLTGSSGVNAIAHSVEALYAGDCNPVIAVVAEEGIRALGRALPALMRAADDATARSDALYGAWLCGIALGGAAMALHHKLCHTLGGAFDLPHAETHTIVLPHAAAYNAGAAPAAMARIATALGATDGPRALYDLTRAIDAPRSLRELGMPESGIDRAAVLAVQSAYANPAPVTRDSIRGLIARAWAGEPPQ, from the coding sequence ATGCAGGCCTTCACGTTCAAGGGCATTCCGGCACGGGTCGTGTTCGGCAGCGGCACGGTGCGGCAGGTGCGCGCCGAGGTCGAGCGGCTCGGCGCCCGCCGCGCGCTGGTGCTGGCCACGCCGCAACAGGCGGCGCAGGCCGAAGCGGTCGGCGCATTGATCGGCGACCTGTCGGCCGGCGTCTTCGCCGAGGCGGCGATGCACACGCCGGTCGAGACCACCGAGCGGGCGATGGCCCGGGTGGCCGAGGTCCGTGCCGACTGCACAGTCGCCGTCGGCGGCGGCTCGACCACCGGCCTCGGCAAGGCGATCGCGCTGCGCACCGACCTGCCCCAACTGGCGGTGCCGACCACCTATGCCGGGTCCGAGATGACCGACATCCTCGGCCAGACCGAGGCCGGGGTGAAGACCACGCTGCGCAGCCCCAAGGTGCTGCCCGAGACCGTGCTGTACGACGTCGACCTGACCCTGGGCCTGCCGCGCGGGCTGACCGGTTCCAGCGGCGTCAACGCAATCGCCCACTCGGTCGAAGCGCTGTATGCCGGGGACTGCAACCCGGTGATCGCCGTGGTTGCCGAAGAGGGCATCCGCGCCCTGGGCCGCGCCCTGCCGGCCCTGATGCGCGCGGCGGACGACGCGACCGCGCGATCCGATGCGCTCTATGGCGCCTGGCTGTGCGGAATCGCGCTCGGCGGCGCGGCAATGGCGCTGCATCACAAGCTCTGCCACACGCTCGGCGGCGCGTTCGACTTGCCCCATGCCGAGACCCACACCATCGTGCTGCCGCATGCGGCGGCCTACAACGCCGGTGCCGCACCGGCCGCGATGGCGCGCATCGCGACGGCGCTCGGTGCGACCGACGGACCGCGCGCCCTGTACGACCTGACCCGCGCCATCGACGCGCCGCGCAGCCTGCGCGAACTGGGCATGCCGGAGAGCGGCATTGACCGGGCGGCCGTCCTGGCGGTGCAGAGCGCCTATGCCAATCCGGCCCCGGTCACGCGCGACAGCATCCGCGGGCTGATTGCCCGGGCGTGGGCCGGCGAGCCGCCGCAATGA
- a CDS encoding ABC transporter substrate-binding protein, with protein sequence MTIPLNRSRFSRRRLLQASAAGAGTAALASHLPKPAIAQSGTIRIGYVSPQTGPLAPFGEADSFVLAQMRRVFADGLEIDGTVYAVEIIDKDSQSNPNRAAEVAGELILDDEVNLMLVASTPETTNPVSDQCEINGVACISSVAPWQPWFFTRGGDPVSPFQYTYHFFWGLEDVIAVFTHMWDKVATNRKVGGLFPNDGDGNAWGDPSIGFPPVLTEKGYSLLDPGRYQNLNDDFTSYISAFKEDGSEIVTGVMIPPDFTTFWTQAKQQGFTPKVASVGKAILFPVAVEALGDQGHNLSSEVWWTPTHPFASSLTGQSCADLAAEFESETGKQWTQPIGFVHALFEVAAAALRAAGGPDDADAIMAAVAGLQMDSIVGRLDWTAGPVPNVAKTPLVGGQWRFVDGAHPYDIVITSNETAPDIPLGGEMEPIV encoded by the coding sequence ATGACGATACCGTTGAACCGCAGCCGCTTCAGCCGCCGGCGCCTGCTGCAGGCCTCGGCGGCCGGCGCCGGCACCGCCGCACTGGCCTCGCACCTGCCGAAGCCGGCGATCGCGCAGTCGGGCACGATCAGGATCGGTTACGTCAGCCCGCAGACCGGCCCGCTGGCGCCGTTCGGCGAGGCCGACAGCTTCGTTCTCGCCCAGATGCGGCGCGTGTTCGCCGATGGGCTCGAGATCGACGGTACCGTCTATGCCGTCGAGATCATCGACAAGGACAGCCAATCCAACCCCAACCGCGCCGCTGAGGTCGCCGGCGAGCTGATCCTCGACGACGAGGTCAACCTGATGCTGGTCGCTTCGACGCCGGAGACCACCAACCCGGTCAGCGACCAGTGCGAGATCAACGGAGTCGCCTGCATTTCCAGCGTTGCGCCGTGGCAGCCGTGGTTCTTCACCCGCGGCGGCGACCCGGTCAGCCCGTTCCAGTACACCTATCACTTCTTCTGGGGCCTGGAGGACGTGATCGCGGTGTTCACCCACATGTGGGACAAGGTCGCGACCAACAGGAAGGTCGGCGGCCTGTTTCCCAACGACGGCGACGGCAATGCCTGGGGCGACCCCAGTATCGGCTTCCCGCCGGTGCTGACCGAGAAGGGCTACAGCCTGCTCGATCCGGGCCGGTACCAGAACCTGAACGACGATTTCACGTCCTACATCTCGGCGTTCAAGGAAGACGGTAGCGAGATCGTCACCGGCGTGATGATCCCGCCCGACTTCACCACGTTCTGGACTCAGGCCAAGCAACAGGGCTTCACGCCGAAGGTGGCCTCCGTCGGCAAGGCGATCCTGTTCCCGGTCGCCGTCGAGGCGCTGGGCGACCAGGGCCACAACCTTTCGTCGGAGGTGTGGTGGACGCCGACGCACCCGTTCGCCTCGTCGTTGACCGGACAAAGCTGCGCCGACCTCGCGGCCGAGTTCGAAAGCGAGACCGGCAAGCAGTGGACCCAGCCGATCGGCTTCGTCCATGCCCTGTTCGAGGTCGCGGCGGCGGCATTGCGTGCGGCCGGCGGCCCGGACGATGCCGACGCGATCATGGCCGCCGTTGCCGGCCTGCAGATGGACTCGATCGTCGGCCGGCTCGACTGGACCGCCGGTCCGGTGCCAAACGTGGCCAAGACCCCGCTGGTCGGCGGGCAGTGGCGCTTTGTCGACGGCGCGCATCCCTACGACATCGTCATCACCTCGAACGAGACCGCTCCGGACATTCCCCTTGGCGGCGAGATGGAACCTATCGTCTGA
- a CDS encoding ABC transporter ATP-binding protein, producing MLIQLDKVTKRFGAVVVADGLDIALTDGEALGVLGPNGAGKSTMFNLITGGLRPDSGRIRFDGHDITGLKPHVRCRMGIGRSYQIPHPFAKMTVFENLLVGAAFGTGAAEREIHELCGQVLERTGLLDKANVPAGRLTLLERKRLELARALATRPRVLLLDEIAGGLTEGECRELVAAITAVRAEGVSIIWIEHVVHALLSVVDRLVVINFGRLLAEGAPDTVMADPKVREVYMGIAAE from the coding sequence GTGTTGATCCAGCTCGACAAGGTGACCAAGCGCTTCGGCGCGGTCGTGGTCGCGGACGGGCTCGACATCGCGCTGACCGACGGCGAGGCGCTCGGCGTGCTCGGCCCGAACGGCGCCGGCAAGTCGACGATGTTCAACCTGATCACCGGCGGCCTGCGGCCGGATTCCGGGCGCATCCGCTTCGACGGCCACGACATTACCGGGCTGAAGCCGCATGTCCGCTGCCGGATGGGCATCGGCCGCAGCTATCAGATCCCGCATCCCTTCGCCAAGATGACCGTGTTCGAGAACCTGCTGGTCGGCGCCGCCTTCGGCACCGGCGCGGCGGAGCGCGAGATCCACGAGCTGTGCGGCCAGGTGCTCGAGCGCACCGGGTTGCTGGACAAGGCCAACGTGCCCGCCGGCCGGCTGACCCTGCTTGAGCGCAAGCGGCTCGAGCTCGCCCGCGCGCTGGCCACCCGCCCGCGCGTGCTGCTGCTCGACGAGATCGCCGGCGGTCTGACCGAGGGCGAGTGCCGCGAACTGGTCGCGGCGATCACAGCGGTGCGCGCGGAAGGCGTCTCGATCATCTGGATCGAGCATGTGGTTCACGCCTTGCTGTCGGTGGTCGATCGGCTGGTCGTGATCAATTTCGGCAGGCTGCTGGCCGAAGGCGCGCCCGACACCGTGATGGCCGACCCGAAGGTGCGCGAAGTCTACATGGGCATCGCGGCCGAATGA
- a CDS encoding ABC transporter ATP-binding protein, giving the protein MSGPLLKTRGLTARYGDFQALFGIDLSVDEGETVAIIGANGAGKSTFLNTICGRLGATPEAVHFAGAAIGGQPPHRVVRRGIALVPEGRQLFPSLSVEENLLMGGCVDRPGHWTLDSVYGLFPVLRERRNAPGTALSGGQQQMVAIGRALMANPRLLLCDEISLGLAPTVIKDIYAALPAIKAGGAALLIVEQDVQQAMAVADRVYCFQEGHVSLTGRPASLTLDRITQAYFGV; this is encoded by the coding sequence ATGAGCGGGCCATTGCTGAAGACGCGCGGGCTGACGGCGCGCTATGGCGACTTCCAGGCGCTGTTCGGCATCGACCTGAGCGTCGACGAAGGCGAGACGGTCGCCATCATCGGCGCCAACGGGGCCGGCAAGAGCACGTTCCTCAACACGATCTGCGGCCGGCTGGGCGCGACGCCCGAAGCCGTGCACTTCGCCGGCGCCGCGATCGGCGGCCAGCCGCCGCATCGCGTCGTGCGCCGCGGCATCGCGCTTGTACCCGAAGGCCGTCAGCTGTTTCCCTCGCTGTCGGTCGAAGAAAACCTGCTCATGGGCGGCTGCGTCGACCGGCCCGGCCACTGGACGCTGGACAGCGTGTACGGGCTGTTTCCGGTGTTGCGCGAGCGGCGGAACGCTCCGGGCACCGCGCTGTCGGGCGGGCAGCAGCAGATGGTGGCGATCGGGCGCGCCCTGATGGCCAATCCGCGTCTGCTGCTGTGCGACGAGATCAGCCTCGGCCTGGCGCCGACGGTGATCAAGGACATCTACGCCGCGCTGCCGGCGATCAAGGCGGGCGGCGCCGCGCTGCTGATCGTCGAGCAGGACGTGCAGCAGGCGATGGCGGTGGCCGACCGCGTCTACTGCTTCCAGGAGGGCCATGTCTCTCTGACCGGCCGGCCGGCGTCGCTGACGCTCGACCGGATCACACAGGCCTATTTCGGGGTCTGA
- a CDS encoding branched-chain amino acid ABC transporter permease, translating into MEWVNAIVQGVLTGGLFALFATGLSLIFGVMRLVNLAHGDLIILAAFLGLAAVEGLGLHPLLALAIVVPAMFALGYALQRGVLNFTLGSGDILPPLLVTFGLSIVLQNVLLEGFSADTQRLQAGALETASIEIGAGLSVGWLPLLTFGVAVAVIGALQLMLFGSRIGRIFRATSDNPSVVRLMGIDNRHIFALAMAISLAVCAVAGILMGIRTNFTPEIGPARLLFAFEAVIIGGLGNLWGTLAGGIILGVAQGIGAEIHPGAQVLAGHIAFLAVLAVRPQGLFPRLRD; encoded by the coding sequence GTGGAGTGGGTCAACGCCATCGTACAGGGAGTGCTGACCGGTGGGCTGTTCGCACTGTTCGCCACCGGGCTGTCGCTGATCTTCGGGGTCATGCGCCTGGTCAATCTGGCCCATGGCGACCTGATCATCCTGGCCGCCTTCCTGGGCCTGGCCGCGGTCGAGGGGCTGGGGCTGCATCCGCTGCTGGCACTGGCGATCGTGGTGCCGGCGATGTTCGCGCTTGGCTATGCCCTGCAGCGCGGCGTGCTCAATTTCACCCTCGGCAGCGGCGACATCCTGCCGCCGCTGCTGGTCACCTTCGGCCTGTCGATCGTGCTGCAGAACGTGCTGCTGGAGGGCTTCTCGGCCGACACGCAGCGCCTTCAGGCCGGTGCCCTGGAAACGGCCAGCATAGAGATCGGCGCCGGCCTGTCCGTCGGATGGCTGCCGCTGCTGACCTTCGGCGTCGCGGTCGCGGTGATCGGCGCGCTGCAGCTGATGCTGTTCGGCAGCCGCATCGGGCGCATCTTCCGGGCGACCTCCGACAATCCCTCGGTGGTGCGGCTGATGGGCATCGACAACCGCCACATCTTCGCGCTGGCCATGGCGATCTCGCTCGCGGTCTGCGCGGTCGCCGGCATCCTGATGGGCATCCGCACCAACTTCACCCCCGAGATCGGCCCGGCCAGGCTGTTGTTCGCCTTCGAGGCGGTCATCATCGGCGGCCTCGGCAACCTCTGGGGCACGCTGGCCGGCGGCATCATCCTCGGCGTCGCCCAGGGGATCGGCGCCGAGATCCACCCCGGCGCCCAGGTATTGGCCGGGCATATCGCATTCCTGGCCGTCCTGGCGGTCCGCCCGCAGGGCCTGTTCCCGCGGCTCCGGGACTGA
- a CDS encoding branched-chain amino acid ABC transporter permease, with translation MAQRFSVATSTRTSRIALLALAGLLAGLIAGPWWLGRGDIRLAVEICTYLTLAQMWNLLAGYAGLVSVGQQAFVGLGGYGLFAGAVFLGVNPVLCIPLAGVAAALIAIPTAAVVFRLRAAYFAIGTWVVAEVYMLVLAQVTALGGGSGMSLPVDVVKAIAADNDGRDRAVFWSALALAVGSVALVYALLRSRHGLALTAIRDSEPAAESVGVDNARTRYLVYVAAAFVTGMVGALVFIAKLRISPEAAFNVVDWTAYVIFIVVIGGVGRIEGPIVGTVVFFVLRAFLADLGAVYLIVLGLLAVVVMLFAPQGLWGLVADRAGLEIFPVRRRLIVHKEAVP, from the coding sequence ATGGCGCAGCGCTTTTCCGTCGCCACTTCGACGCGCACCAGCCGCATCGCGCTGCTGGCGCTGGCCGGCCTGCTGGCCGGCCTGATCGCCGGGCCCTGGTGGCTCGGCCGTGGCGACATCCGGCTGGCGGTCGAAATCTGCACCTATCTGACGCTCGCCCAGATGTGGAACCTGCTCGCCGGCTATGCCGGGCTGGTCTCGGTCGGACAGCAGGCGTTCGTCGGGCTCGGCGGCTACGGGCTGTTCGCCGGCGCCGTGTTCCTCGGCGTCAATCCCGTGCTCTGCATACCCCTGGCCGGCGTTGCCGCGGCGCTGATCGCGATCCCGACCGCAGCCGTGGTGTTCCGGCTGAGGGCGGCCTATTTCGCCATCGGCACCTGGGTGGTGGCCGAGGTCTACATGCTGGTGCTCGCGCAGGTCACGGCCCTGGGCGGCGGTTCCGGCATGAGCCTGCCGGTCGATGTCGTCAAGGCGATCGCCGCCGACAACGACGGCCGCGACCGGGCGGTCTTCTGGAGCGCGCTGGCGCTGGCGGTCGGCTCGGTCGCCCTGGTCTATGCGCTGCTGCGCTCGCGCCACGGGCTGGCGCTGACCGCGATCCGCGATTCCGAACCGGCGGCCGAGAGCGTCGGCGTCGACAACGCCCGCACCCGCTACCTCGTCTACGTCGCCGCGGCTTTCGTCACCGGCATGGTCGGCGCGCTGGTCTTCATCGCCAAGCTGCGCATCTCGCCGGAGGCTGCCTTCAACGTCGTCGACTGGACCGCCTATGTCATCTTCATCGTGGTGATCGGCGGCGTCGGCCGGATCGAAGGTCCGATCGTCGGCACCGTCGTGTTTTTCGTCCTGCGCGCCTTCCTGGCCGATCTCGGCGCGGTGTATCTGATTGTCCTCGGCCTGCTGGCGGTGGTGGTGATGCTGTTCGCGCCGCAGGGGCTGTGGGGGCTGGTCGCCGACCGTGCCGGCCTCGAGATCTTTCCGGTCCGTCGACGCCTGATCGTGCACAAGGAAGCCGTGCCATGA
- the pcaF gene encoding 3-oxoadipyl-CoA thiolase yields the protein MTEAFICDAVRTPIGRFGGALAGVRADDLAAHPLRALMARNQGVDWAAVDDVVLGCANQAGEDNRNVARMALLLAGLPDTVPGSTVNRLCGSGLDAVGSAARAIRAGEARLLVAGGIESMSRAPFVLPKADAPFSRNAEIYDTTIGWRFVNRAMHARYGTDSMPETAENVAADFDVTRQDQDGFALRSQQRAGRAIASGRLAAEIAPVAIPQRKGGPLTVDADEHPRPDTTADALARLPTPFRAGGTVTAGNAAGVNDGAAALVIASEAAASRHGLVPRARVVGMATAGVAPRIMGIGPVDASRRLLQRTGVTLGDVDVIELNEAFAAQALAVARALGLPDDAEHLNPNGGAIALGHPLGMSGARLALTATEELQRRGGRIALCTMCVGVGQGIAMLLERV from the coding sequence ATGACCGAAGCCTTCATCTGCGACGCCGTGCGCACGCCGATCGGCCGCTTCGGCGGCGCACTCGCCGGGGTCCGCGCCGATGACCTCGCCGCCCATCCGCTGCGGGCGCTGATGGCGCGCAACCAAGGGGTCGACTGGGCCGCCGTCGACGACGTGGTGCTCGGCTGCGCCAACCAGGCCGGCGAGGACAACCGCAACGTCGCCCGGATGGCGCTGCTGCTGGCCGGCCTACCCGACACGGTGCCCGGCAGCACGGTCAACCGGCTTTGCGGCTCCGGCCTCGACGCCGTCGGCAGCGCGGCCCGCGCCATCAGGGCTGGCGAGGCCCGGTTGCTGGTCGCGGGCGGCATTGAGAGCATGTCGCGGGCGCCGTTCGTGCTGCCGAAGGCGGACGCGCCGTTCTCGCGCAACGCCGAGATCTACGACACCACCATCGGCTGGCGCTTCGTCAACCGCGCCATGCACGCGCGCTACGGCACCGATTCGATGCCGGAGACGGCCGAGAACGTGGCGGCGGATTTCGACGTTACGCGCCAGGACCAGGATGGCTTCGCGCTGCGCTCGCAGCAGCGCGCGGGCCGGGCGATTGCCAGCGGCCGGCTAGCGGCCGAGATCGCTCCCGTCGCCATCCCGCAGCGCAAGGGTGGCCCGCTGACCGTCGATGCCGACGAGCATCCGCGGCCGGACACCACGGCGGACGCGCTTGCCAGGCTGCCGACGCCGTTCCGCGCAGGCGGCACGGTTACCGCCGGCAATGCCGCCGGCGTGAACGACGGCGCGGCCGCGCTGGTCATTGCCAGCGAAGCGGCGGCGAGCCGCCATGGCCTGGTTCCGCGGGCACGGGTCGTCGGCATGGCAACGGCGGGGGTGGCGCCGCGCATCATGGGCATCGGGCCGGTGGATGCGTCCCGCCGCCTGCTGCAGCGCACCGGGGTGACGCTGGGCGACGTCGACGTGATCGAGCTGAACGAGGCCTTTGCCGCCCAGGCGCTGGCGGTCGCACGCGCGCTCGGCCTGCCCGACGACGCCGAGCACCTCAACCCGAACGGGGGCGCGATCGCGCTGGGCCATCCGCTGGGCATGTCGGGCGCCCGGCTGGCTCTGACGGCCACCGAGGAGCTCCAGCGCCGCGGCGGGCGCATTGCGCTGTGCACGATGTGCGTCGGTGTCGGCCAGGGCATCGCGATGCTGCTGGAGCGCGTGTGA
- a CDS encoding Rieske 2Fe-2S domain-containing protein, which produces MVSLLAGRWHDRPHAPAPGTALCRLDDIADPGVKEVRFGTGRDAFSLIVVRSAGAVGAFLNICPHFQLPLNAPARPDRFLTADGSRLKCAHHLGLFDPVSGVCVDGPPLGDRLVAVPVVVDGGSVRIDSGLPGPA; this is translated from the coding sequence GTGGTTTCCCTGCTCGCCGGCCGCTGGCACGACCGGCCGCATGCGCCGGCGCCGGGCACCGCGCTTTGCCGGCTCGACGACATTGCCGACCCGGGCGTCAAGGAGGTGCGCTTCGGCACCGGCCGCGACGCGTTCTCGCTGATCGTCGTCCGCTCAGCGGGCGCGGTTGGCGCGTTCCTCAACATCTGTCCCCATTTCCAGCTGCCGCTGAACGCGCCGGCGCGGCCAGACCGCTTTCTCACCGCCGACGGCAGCCGGCTGAAATGCGCGCATCACCTGGGCCTGTTCGATCCGGTGAGCGGAGTCTGCGTCGACGGCCCGCCCCTTGGCGACCGTCTGGTTGCGGTCCCCGTCGTGGTCGACGGCGGCTCGGTGCGGATCGACAGCGGACTGCCCGGTCCCGCCTGA
- a CDS encoding ABC transporter permease, which produces MRPEAALPLARPRSHCPKSRRPARGNAVDKCARGPQHVRNTNKCSLYEHFCCRGDPPVVRPSDTVSRRGGGAEARERQMSRGGTDDHRATRAVASGQRIRMRFAAIWIALVVLVAVSAVLVPRSLQATSILAIAPLAAFLAMTAMGEALVLMMRGIDLSIPAVITLSSSVILGMTGGENGGLALAIVVALALSLVVGVINGVLVALFKLNALIVTLAVGTILTGLVLWYREGVAQEASVPPLLADWGEARFLSINSAIWVAAALTAVLTVGLRLTTVGRRFVAVGANPRAAWIAGLPVTRHQVAAYAIAATLYGVAGILLAAFIRNPTLEVGANYLLAPIAAAVLGGTAVTGGIGSMIAIGGAALFLTQLGQILRMLDLSTAIQFMIHGVAIALGMGLANLRAGTLHAALSRIFGRTADRIAGAP; this is translated from the coding sequence TTGCGCCCGGAAGCGGCGTTGCCGCTCGCCCGGCCGCGTTCGCATTGCCCGAAGTCGCGGCGTCCGGCGCGCGGCAACGCTGTTGACAAATGCGCACGCGGCCCGCAACATGTTCGTAATACAAACAAATGTTCGCTATACGAACATTTCTGCTGCCGCGGCGATCCTCCGGTCGTCCGGCCGTCGGACACTGTGTCGCGGCGCGGAGGGGGCGCCGAGGCGAGGGAGCGTCAGATGTCTCGGGGAGGGACGGACGATCACCGGGCGACGCGCGCCGTGGCGAGCGGTCAGCGCATCCGCATGCGCTTCGCCGCGATCTGGATCGCCCTTGTCGTCCTGGTTGCCGTCAGCGCCGTACTGGTGCCGCGCAGCCTGCAGGCGACATCGATCCTGGCCATAGCACCGCTGGCCGCCTTCCTCGCCATGACGGCGATGGGCGAGGCGCTGGTGCTGATGATGCGCGGCATCGACCTGTCGATTCCTGCGGTGATCACCTTGTCCAGTTCCGTCATCCTCGGCATGACTGGCGGCGAGAATGGCGGCCTGGCGCTCGCCATCGTCGTGGCCCTGGCCCTGTCGCTCGTCGTCGGGGTGATCAACGGCGTGCTGGTCGCCCTGTTCAAGCTCAATGCCCTGATCGTGACGCTCGCGGTCGGCACGATCCTGACCGGCCTGGTCCTCTGGTATCGCGAGGGCGTGGCCCAGGAAGCCAGCGTGCCGCCGCTGCTCGCCGACTGGGGCGAGGCCCGGTTCCTGTCGATCAACTCGGCGATCTGGGTCGCGGCGGCGCTGACGGCCGTGCTGACCGTCGGCCTGCGTCTGACGACGGTCGGCCGCCGCTTCGTCGCCGTCGGCGCCAACCCCAGGGCTGCCTGGATCGCCGGCCTGCCGGTAACGCGCCATCAGGTCGCCGCCTATGCGATCGCCGCGACGCTGTATGGCGTGGCTGGAATCCTGCTGGCTGCGTTCATCCGCAATCCGACGCTGGAAGTGGGCGCCAACTACCTGCTGGCGCCGATCGCGGCGGCCGTGCTCGGCGGTACCGCCGTGACCGGCGGCATCGGCAGCATGATCGCCATCGGCGGCGCGGCACTGTTCCTGACCCAGCTCGGTCAGATCCTGCGCATGCTCGATCTGTCGACCGCGATCCAGTTCATGATCCACGGCGTGGCGATCGCGCTGGGCATGGGGCTGGCCAACCTGCGAGCCGGCACGCTGCACGCAGCCCTTTCCCGCATTTTCGGCCGAACGGCCGACAGGATCGCAGGCGCGCCCTAG
- a CDS encoding substrate-binding domain-containing protein yields the protein MRTPFLVAGGLAAGMLAGAAQAQDADLMMSAMGTTDNIGPVVLEAFRHASEQLSPEDRELALKCWNDNDCETGRGELTVALADGFGENVWRRVTHMEFVMQALTYPNVGRIIYTSARGDASKAISDMRSLIVQGADVIITFVDSGPALLPAIKEATDEGILVVPYIAGPGGNAGEDYLTFVAEDLCELGRQFVQFVAENNSDDAVELVELGGTPGNPLSSAWQGCSEEAIEQDPRMQLLGKADTNWTQEGTFEAMSSFLSQYPDIDGVLYEYADGFRGGVRAYEAAERAPDVIVTLRTDEQGLFCDWEAANDPNFRIFFSSGGTFQARIALTAAMMKLDGADVPPHVDVPFRMKEVQTGMCDPSLPDQMPVSSAVDADMLARMFQ from the coding sequence GTGAGAACACCCTTTCTGGTCGCCGGCGGCCTGGCGGCCGGCATGCTGGCCGGCGCGGCCCAGGCCCAGGATGCCGACCTGATGATGTCGGCGATGGGCACGACCGATAACATCGGCCCGGTGGTGCTGGAGGCATTCCGGCACGCCAGCGAGCAGCTGTCGCCGGAGGACCGCGAGCTGGCGCTGAAGTGCTGGAACGACAACGACTGCGAGACCGGCCGCGGCGAGCTGACCGTGGCGCTGGCCGACGGCTTTGGCGAGAACGTGTGGCGCCGCGTCACCCACATGGAATTCGTGATGCAGGCGCTGACCTATCCCAACGTGGGGCGGATCATCTACACGTCGGCCCGCGGCGACGCCAGCAAGGCGATCTCCGACATGCGCAGCCTGATCGTGCAGGGCGCCGACGTGATCATCACCTTCGTCGACTCCGGCCCGGCGCTGCTGCCCGCGATCAAGGAAGCCACCGACGAGGGAATCCTTGTGGTGCCCTACATCGCCGGACCCGGCGGCAATGCCGGCGAGGACTATCTGACCTTCGTTGCCGAGGATCTGTGCGAGCTGGGCCGCCAGTTCGTCCAGTTCGTCGCGGAAAACAACAGCGACGACGCGGTCGAGCTGGTCGAGCTGGGCGGCACGCCCGGCAACCCGCTCAGTTCCGCCTGGCAGGGCTGCTCGGAGGAGGCCATCGAGCAGGATCCCCGCATGCAGCTGCTCGGCAAGGCCGACACCAACTGGACGCAGGAAGGCACCTTCGAGGCGATGTCGAGCTTCCTGTCGCAATATCCCGACATCGACGGCGTGCTGTACGAGTATGCCGACGGGTTCCGCGGCGGCGTGCGTGCCTACGAGGCAGCCGAGCGCGCGCCGGACGTCATCGTCACCCTGCGCACCGACGAGCAGGGCCTGTTCTGCGACTGGGAGGCCGCAAACGACCCGAACTTCCGCATCTTCTTCTCGTCCGGCGGCACCTTCCAGGCCCGGATCGCCCTGACCGCGGCGATGATGAAGCTGGACGGTGCGGATGTGCCGCCGCACGTGGACGTGCCGTTCCGCATGAAGGAGGTGCAGACCGGCATGTGCGATCCGAGCCTGCCGGACCAGATGCCGGTGTCGTCGGCCGTCGACGCCGACATGCTGGCGCGGATGTTCCAGTAG